One stretch of Leptospira mtsangambouensis DNA includes these proteins:
- a CDS encoding ABC transporter substrate-binding protein — protein MGWGTVSKRCYYVFSVCVTFIFCSPIFGTEKVTLHLKWFHQFQFAGYYAALEKGYYKDLGLDVEIFESTIGIKGIHEKVIQSPGHYGVGSNELIQERYAGKPVVVLAVIFQHSPSVLFFKKTSNIQSIHDLAGKRVMLTPRMDEIVAYLKKEGIELKDLQLIEHKFDPNDLILGKVDAYSGYATTQAYDFKKAGFSFVEYSPRVAGIDFYGDNFFTSEVEVREHPDRVKAFREASLRGWQYAMNHQEEIVDLIYEKYSKRNSKERLLFEAKQMTPLIQPVLVEMGYMNPGRWKHINDVYADLGMLPKNMNLRGFIYDPNPQTNYDWIYYSFGAVVSIFIVVWLVQWRRLEKQYSENLKKQVEVRTEELKNSNEYLQVLNQSVLNTLKELTEAQDRLLSSEKLAVLGQLAAGMAHELNTPLGAIVSSNQSLADFLNNKINKIVETILGFSKEDSIRFNKVLEESIKNQTFLEGKTERLIKKDLASKYSSTLKMDLYGKHMQLVVETGAYRLGDELSQILESENSLTILETVATMAAAYRSNQIISVASEKATHVIRALKSYLVTDKDILSGNTVVDVIFEIETILSLYHYNLSKVNIVKSYLTNKKCKGNRDKLNQVWINLLNNALQAMSYAGTLEIRIQSIEPWIKVSIIDSGTGIPDKIKDKIFDPFFTTKPDGEGMGLGLDICKKIVLQTGGKIELEDVPNGACFVVWLPIAEEDLNSNS, from the coding sequence ATGGGCTGGGGCACTGTCTCTAAAAGATGTTACTATGTGTTCTCTGTTTGTGTTACGTTTATATTTTGTTCCCCAATTTTTGGAACAGAGAAAGTAACCCTTCATCTGAAATGGTTTCATCAATTTCAATTCGCTGGATACTATGCTGCACTTGAAAAAGGATATTACAAAGATCTTGGACTTGATGTTGAGATTTTTGAAAGTACGATTGGAATCAAAGGTATTCACGAAAAAGTAATCCAATCTCCCGGTCATTATGGTGTAGGGAGTAATGAACTTATCCAAGAAAGATACGCAGGAAAACCTGTGGTTGTTCTTGCAGTCATTTTTCAACATTCACCTTCTGTTTTGTTTTTTAAAAAAACATCAAATATTCAAAGTATTCATGACTTAGCTGGCAAACGAGTGATGTTAACTCCTCGGATGGATGAAATAGTTGCTTATCTCAAAAAAGAAGGTATAGAATTAAAAGATTTGCAGCTCATAGAGCATAAATTTGATCCAAATGATTTGATCTTAGGTAAAGTGGATGCCTATTCAGGATATGCCACAACTCAAGCTTATGATTTTAAAAAAGCAGGTTTTTCTTTTGTAGAATATTCACCTCGTGTAGCTGGAATTGATTTTTATGGTGATAATTTTTTTACAAGTGAAGTTGAGGTTCGGGAACATCCCGATCGAGTAAAAGCATTTCGAGAAGCAAGTCTACGTGGTTGGCAATATGCAATGAACCATCAAGAAGAAATTGTAGATTTGATTTATGAAAAATACTCTAAAAGAAATTCGAAGGAGCGACTGTTATTTGAAGCAAAACAAATGACTCCATTAATCCAACCTGTGCTTGTGGAGATGGGTTATATGAATCCAGGACGTTGGAAACACATCAATGATGTGTATGCAGACCTCGGAATGCTTCCTAAAAATATGAATCTACGGGGTTTTATTTATGATCCCAATCCTCAAACAAATTACGATTGGATTTATTATTCTTTTGGAGCAGTTGTTTCTATTTTTATAGTTGTTTGGTTGGTGCAATGGCGTCGTTTGGAAAAACAATATTCTGAAAACTTAAAGAAACAGGTTGAAGTTCGAACAGAAGAATTAAAAAATTCTAATGAATATTTACAAGTATTGAATCAAAGTGTGTTGAATACTTTAAAAGAGCTTACAGAAGCCCAAGATCGACTTCTTTCTTCTGAAAAATTAGCAGTGCTCGGACAACTTGCTGCTGGTATGGCCCATGAGTTAAATACACCATTGGGAGCCATTGTTTCTTCCAATCAATCTCTTGCAGATTTTCTAAATAATAAAATTAATAAAATCGTCGAAACCATTCTTGGATTTAGTAAAGAGGATTCTATTCGATTTAATAAAGTGTTAGAAGAAAGTATCAAAAACCAAACTTTCCTTGAAGGAAAAACGGAAAGATTAATCAAAAAGGATCTTGCTTCAAAATATTCATCAACGTTAAAGATGGATTTATATGGAAAACATATGCAACTTGTCGTTGAAACGGGAGCTTATCGATTGGGTGATGAACTCTCCCAAATCTTAGAAAGCGAAAACTCGCTTACCATCCTTGAAACTGTTGCAACGATGGCTGCAGCTTATCGTTCGAATCAAATCATCTCAGTTGCATCAGAAAAAGCGACACATGTGATTCGTGCACTCAAAAGTTATTTGGTTACAGATAAAGATATTTTGAGTGGGAACACAGTTGTTGATGTAATTTTTGAAATAGAAACCATACTGTCTCTTTATCATTACAACCTAAGTAAAGTTAATATAGTTAAGTCTTATTTAACTAACAAAAAATGTAAAGGAAATAGAGATAAACTCAATCAAGTTTGGATCAATCTATTGAACAACGCATTACAAGCTATGAGTTATGCAGGAACACTAGAAATCAGAATTCAATCGATTGAACCATGGATCAAAGTTTCGATCATTGATTCTGGTACGGGGATTCCTGACAAAATCAAAGATAAGATTTTTGATCCGTTTTTTACCACAAAACCAGACGGAGAAGGGATGGGTTTAGGTCTTGATATTTGTAAGAAAATTGTATTACAAACAGGTGGAAAAATTGAATTAGAGGATGTGCCAAACGGAGCTTGTTTTGTTGTTTGGTTGCCAATTGCCGAAGAAGACTTAAATTCTAATTCTTAA
- a CDS encoding DNA alkylation repair protein → MDPLKDMYSRDWVLNLGNHLNAVDSNIKPLEFQKQVFSSPWKEMELKERINRLAEVVVQNWQGPIANIYPNLVTLIDSLRNQGISDFNFPYIFLNDIVTKSGLSDFESSMKAFEKITVFSSSEFAIRFFYKQHFDRTLKQMFLWSKHKEPMVRRLASEGSRPMLPWGIGIPEIKKNPEIHLSILESLWDDQNEIVRRSVANHLNDISKLNPELVLEFCIHKFGKTPELDKTLKHSLRTLLKKGNTKALGFFSYNTKWKPEKFKFSLSQKEVKVGNALEFKIHLSQNSKDKTKLRLEYKIGFRLSNGKHGFKVFQLGERMLLPSETIEITKKHSFAPITTRVYYPGTQTISILLNGNEYDMRKFELK, encoded by the coding sequence ATGGACCCTTTGAAAGATATGTATTCCCGTGATTGGGTTTTGAATTTGGGAAACCACCTGAACGCAGTTGATTCCAATATAAAACCTTTGGAATTTCAGAAACAGGTGTTTTCTTCTCCCTGGAAGGAGATGGAATTAAAAGAAAGAATCAACAGACTTGCCGAAGTAGTGGTTCAAAATTGGCAGGGTCCAATCGCAAATATTTATCCTAATCTTGTTACTTTAATTGATTCACTTCGTAACCAAGGGATTTCTGATTTTAATTTTCCATATATTTTTTTAAACGATATTGTCACCAAATCTGGGTTAAGTGATTTCGAATCATCAATGAAAGCTTTTGAAAAAATTACTGTGTTTTCCAGTTCTGAATTTGCGATTCGTTTTTTTTATAAACAACACTTTGATAGAACTTTAAAACAGATGTTTCTTTGGTCGAAACACAAGGAGCCAATGGTTCGGAGGTTGGCCAGTGAAGGGAGCCGCCCGATGTTACCTTGGGGAATTGGAATTCCGGAAATCAAAAAAAATCCAGAAATTCATTTGTCGATACTAGAATCTCTTTGGGATGATCAGAACGAAATTGTCCGTCGGAGTGTTGCAAATCATTTAAACGATATATCAAAGTTAAATCCGGAATTAGTATTAGAATTCTGTATACATAAGTTTGGCAAAACACCTGAGTTAGACAAAACCTTAAAACATTCCCTCCGTACACTTCTTAAAAAAGGAAATACCAAAGCCTTGGGTTTCTTTTCATATAACACAAAATGGAAACCAGAAAAATTTAAATTTTCACTGTCACAGAAGGAAGTTAAAGTTGGAAATGCACTTGAATTTAAAATTCATTTGAGTCAAAATTCAAAAGATAAAACGAAATTGAGACTAGAATATAAAATTGGGTTCCGGTTATCTAATGGAAAACATGGATTTAAAGTATTTCAGTTAGGTGAACGAATGTTGTTGCCATCTGAAACCATAGAGATAACCAAAAAACATTCATTTGCACCCATTACCACTCGAGTGTATTATCCTGGAACCCAAACGATTTCGATTTTGTTAAATGGAAACGAATATGATATGCGAAAATTTGAATTGAAATGA
- a CDS encoding alpha/beta hydrolase family esterase, producing MKSLYLVIISSFLLVSCFGLIRRLTPNEKIDSFDIQDKKRTYIVHYPKNWNGSPIPLLVALHGRYGSGSSMIRQTKLDILSDSKGFVVVFPDGYKRSWADGRGNTPADEDQINDIVFIESIVKRMIAEGSVDPKKVFLVGHSNGGFMAQRLAVEKPNLWKGVVSVAAQISVFTLKRKAALKTNPVSVGIIAGTEDPLVPYSGGYVRDGGEILSVDDSILRWKEWNQCSDSVNKKSETFKEDLSEIKIDFFRYESCTEDKKVGLIQLNGLGHSWPGETPMIPFINQGKTTKVIDGSKLVWDFMESL from the coding sequence ATGAAAAGTCTATATTTAGTTATTATATCTAGCTTTTTATTGGTTTCTTGTTTTGGATTGATTCGAAGACTAACACCCAATGAAAAAATAGATTCATTTGATATCCAAGATAAAAAAAGAACCTATATAGTTCATTATCCTAAAAACTGGAATGGGTCGCCGATACCATTGTTAGTTGCGTTGCATGGAAGATATGGGTCAGGATCAAGTATGATCAGACAAACTAAGTTAGATATTCTTTCCGATTCTAAAGGGTTTGTCGTTGTGTTTCCTGATGGTTACAAAAGAAGTTGGGCTGATGGAAGGGGGAATACCCCTGCGGATGAAGATCAGATCAACGATATAGTTTTTATCGAATCAATCGTAAAACGAATGATTGCTGAGGGTTCTGTTGATCCAAAAAAAGTATTTTTGGTGGGGCATTCCAATGGTGGCTTTATGGCCCAACGTCTTGCCGTTGAGAAACCAAACTTATGGAAAGGAGTTGTAAGTGTGGCGGCCCAAATTTCAGTTTTCACACTCAAACGAAAAGCTGCACTAAAAACAAACCCTGTATCAGTAGGCATTATTGCTGGGACTGAAGATCCACTTGTTCCATATAGTGGTGGTTATGTGAGAGATGGTGGAGAAATTTTATCCGTTGATGATTCTATATTGCGATGGAAAGAGTGGAACCAATGTTCTGACTCAGTTAACAAAAAATCAGAAACTTTCAAAGAAGATCTTAGCGAAATAAAAATTGATTTTTTTAGATATGAAAGTTGTACAGAAGATAAAAAAGTTGGATTGATTCAATTAAATGGCCTTGGGCATAGTTGGCCAGGAGAAACACCAATGATTCCTTTTATCAATCAGGGAAAAACAACAAAAGTCATTGATGGTTCCAAACTTGTTTGGGATTTTATGGAGAGTCTGTGA
- a CDS encoding SDR family oxidoreductase, with protein MTVSKIALVTGASRGIGLAISQMLVGMGYFVYGVCRNPEQCNYKNESFHLLSCDLSKAKDIDQLLVHILKKNEINLLVHSAGLAYFAPVEELSSEKIREMVNVHVTAPMLLTSQLTRFLKQNHGRIVFIGSVAGKEISPWGNVYASLKAGIHHYARELFSELRKFGVKVHLVIPDITKTDFYNHLNFEPDEDPKSYLLPGQIAEVIQELVAEDRHWVVPEIQISPELFKIKRKKQN; from the coding sequence GTGACTGTTTCCAAAATAGCCTTGGTTACAGGGGCATCTCGAGGGATCGGACTTGCCATTTCTCAGATGTTAGTTGGTATGGGATATTTTGTTTATGGAGTTTGCCGAAATCCAGAACAATGCAATTATAAAAATGAATCATTTCATCTGCTTTCATGTGATCTTTCGAAAGCAAAAGATATAGATCAACTTTTGGTTCATATTCTCAAAAAAAATGAAATCAATTTGTTGGTTCACTCTGCTGGTCTTGCATATTTTGCCCCAGTTGAAGAATTGTCTTCTGAAAAAATTCGCGAGATGGTTAATGTTCATGTAACAGCTCCCATGCTACTTACAAGTCAACTAACACGATTTTTGAAACAAAACCATGGACGAATTGTTTTTATTGGTTCTGTGGCAGGAAAAGAAATTTCACCTTGGGGGAACGTATATGCTTCTCTCAAAGCAGGGATTCATCATTATGCAAGGGAGCTTTTTTCCGAATTACGTAAGTTTGGTGTGAAGGTTCATCTGGTTATACCTGATATCACAAAAACCGATTTTTATAATCACTTAAATTTTGAACCGGATGAAGATCCGAAATCTTATTTATTGCCAGGACAAATTGCAGAAGTTATTCAAGAACTGGTTGCCGAGGATCGGCATTGGGTAGTTCCTGAAATTCAAATTTCGCCGGAACTATTTAAGATTAAACGTAAAAAACAGAATTAA
- a CDS encoding Crp/Fnr family transcriptional regulator, whose product MGLKESLAKLSMINIKRGEVLFKEGVPSNGAMFFLFEGQLDIYKQIEGKHIKLRSILPGEFFGEMAIINNSPRAASIVVVSEAAKLGIINRTTFVQMSQESPEFLFLLLKKVIERLYETDGKIRAIKRKQDEDSMIAKVIPASGTNSDDNEGSQPEPFSDDIAPIGE is encoded by the coding sequence ATGGGACTTAAAGAATCTCTCGCAAAACTAAGTATGATCAATATAAAACGTGGGGAGGTTCTCTTTAAAGAGGGAGTTCCTTCGAACGGTGCCATGTTCTTTTTGTTTGAAGGACAGTTGGATATTTATAAACAAATTGAAGGCAAACATATAAAACTAAGAAGTATCCTACCGGGTGAATTCTTTGGTGAAATGGCTATTATCAATAATAGTCCGAGAGCTGCATCAATTGTTGTTGTTTCAGAAGCTGCAAAATTAGGAATCATCAACCGAACCACCTTTGTTCAGATGAGCCAAGAAAGTCCTGAATTTTTATTTTTATTACTCAAAAAAGTAATCGAACGATTGTATGAAACCGATGGAAAAATCAGGGCCATCAAACGGAAACAAGACGAAGATTCGATGATTGCAAAAGTAATTCCAGCGTCTGGTACAAACTCAGATGATAACGAAGGAAGCCAACCGGAACCGTTCTCAGACGATATTGCTCCTATTGGGGAATGA
- a CDS encoding Crp/Fnr family transcriptional regulator: MSIPKKDNRINIFDFVNTVPTKTFKRGEIIVREGEPSNEKMYFILSGSLSVGMGAPDQGNFHEVRKLSTGEFFGEIALISSHPRAMTVFIDSDRAQLGILDKQNLTRIANSNPMFVYALLQTYVERLIEAEQRLKDLTESSDGT, from the coding sequence ATGTCCATTCCTAAAAAAGACAATCGAATCAACATCTTTGACTTCGTGAATACTGTCCCTACAAAGACATTCAAACGAGGAGAAATCATTGTAAGAGAAGGAGAACCGTCCAACGAAAAGATGTATTTCATCTTAAGTGGTTCTCTTTCTGTTGGAATGGGTGCACCAGACCAAGGAAATTTTCATGAAGTAAGAAAACTTTCCACTGGCGAATTTTTCGGAGAGATCGCATTAATCTCAAGCCATCCAAGGGCGATGACAGTTTTTATTGATTCAGACAGAGCTCAACTCGGAATCCTTGATAAACAGAACTTAACTCGCATTGCAAATTCAAACCCAATGTTTGTATATGCTTTGCTACAAACATACGTTGAACGTTTAATTGAAGCAGAACAAAGATTAAAAGATCTAACGGAGTCAAGTGATGGGACTTAA
- a CDS encoding ankyrin repeat domain-containing protein has protein sequence MKHKFFTFSLALLFVSFGSSFSQDNPPETTTITPVAPDMVQILLKGNPKDFETAITNGGDINASDESGKTLLVLAVEKNKPKQFETLLNQGADLNRRDLSGKTLLHYVVTSRFTNQIKTIVEKGADLNAYDADGNTALHVAILKSNLAVQKLLVESKADVNLRNNPRKSPLYLAFEKSKLDSITYLLQNGADINLPDLTGRTPVFVAIDQRNIKLLNLSLDSNGNPNTEDTKSISPIVFAIEKGFTQGVEVLLNRGANVNAKTPEGESLLFYSVEKKNLTVTNLLLKKGLNVDSKNLTGKTLFEIALQKNDTNLLKLVLDAGANPNQTLSSNKIPLEESIETSKWVIAEILIQKNADVLTPNSSGYLPIHLASRKSGLKIVEELLKKNVPVDVQNQRTGETSLSLALENKQLPITKFLLSKKADPNHKQKDGSSLVFSTIERKDAEGFKLLVSAGANLQSLNEEGENLITTVCKLDIEKKDQKFSDETIKLLISKGVNPNTKNKRGLSALHVALNRNRIETMSQLITLGADPNLTDNNGLTVLHKAIQKFLSSKDNNQTENYKKLVLFLVERRANLNQQDKLGKTILSELALQFDPGKSDSILELARVFVLNGGDSKLEDKLGKSPLEYAEDKKIPELIEIYRGL, from the coding sequence ATGAAACATAAATTTTTTACTTTCAGCTTAGCCCTTCTATTCGTTTCTTTCGGATCTAGTTTTTCACAAGACAATCCACCTGAAACAACCACGATCACTCCAGTGGCACCTGACATGGTGCAGATTCTACTAAAGGGAAATCCAAAAGATTTTGAAACTGCCATCACAAACGGCGGTGACATCAATGCCAGTGACGAATCCGGAAAAACACTTCTTGTCCTAGCCGTTGAAAAAAACAAACCAAAACAATTTGAAACTCTACTGAATCAAGGTGCCGATTTAAACAGAAGAGATTTGTCAGGCAAAACATTATTACACTACGTTGTTACCTCGCGTTTCACAAACCAAATCAAAACCATTGTAGAAAAAGGTGCCGATCTAAATGCTTATGATGCAGATGGGAACACTGCCCTACATGTGGCCATACTTAAATCAAATCTTGCAGTACAAAAGTTACTAGTAGAAAGTAAGGCTGATGTAAATTTAAGAAACAATCCAAGAAAGTCCCCTCTTTACTTAGCTTTTGAAAAATCAAAACTGGATTCTATTACTTACCTTCTTCAAAATGGAGCTGATATCAATCTTCCTGACTTAACCGGAAGAACTCCCGTATTTGTTGCCATTGACCAAAGGAATATAAAATTATTAAATCTAAGTTTGGACTCCAATGGGAATCCTAACACGGAAGACACAAAGTCCATCAGCCCCATTGTTTTTGCGATTGAAAAAGGATTCACACAAGGTGTGGAAGTTCTTTTGAATCGAGGTGCAAATGTCAATGCAAAAACACCTGAAGGAGAATCTCTGCTTTTTTATTCCGTAGAAAAGAAAAACCTAACAGTCACTAACTTACTTTTAAAAAAAGGTTTGAATGTTGATTCCAAGAACTTAACTGGAAAAACTTTATTTGAAATCGCCTTACAAAAAAATGACACCAATCTTTTGAAACTTGTTTTAGATGCAGGTGCAAATCCAAATCAAACCCTCTCTTCTAACAAAATTCCACTCGAAGAATCTATTGAAACTTCCAAATGGGTAATTGCGGAAATATTAATCCAAAAAAATGCCGATGTTTTAACACCAAATTCATCAGGTTATTTGCCCATTCATTTGGCCTCTAGAAAGTCAGGCTTAAAAATTGTAGAAGAGTTACTTAAAAAAAATGTTCCTGTTGATGTTCAAAACCAAAGAACCGGAGAAACTTCCCTTTCTTTAGCTTTAGAAAACAAACAGCTACCTATCACAAAATTCCTTTTATCAAAAAAAGCAGACCCAAACCATAAACAAAAAGACGGTTCCAGTCTAGTTTTTTCAACCATTGAAAGAAAAGATGCGGAAGGATTCAAACTTTTGGTATCCGCTGGTGCCAATCTCCAATCACTCAATGAAGAAGGCGAAAATTTAATCACTACCGTTTGTAAGTTGGACATTGAAAAAAAGGATCAAAAATTTTCTGACGAAACAATCAAGTTATTGATCAGTAAAGGTGTGAACCCCAATACTAAAAACAAACGAGGGTTAAGTGCTCTTCACGTTGCGCTCAACCGAAATCGAATCGAAACAATGTCCCAACTCATTACATTAGGTGCAGATCCCAACCTAACAGATAATAACGGACTGACCGTATTACATAAGGCCATTCAAAAATTCTTATCTTCCAAAGATAATAACCAAACAGAAAACTATAAGAAACTAGTACTATTCCTAGTAGAAAGAAGAGCGAACTTAAACCAACAAGATAAATTAGGGAAAACTATACTTTCCGAACTAGCACTCCAGTTTGATCCTGGTAAAAGTGATTCCATTTTGGAATTGGCGAGGGTCTTCGTTTTAAATGGCGGAGATTCTAAACTAGAAGATAAATTGGGAAAGTCTCCTCTGGAATATGCGGAGGATAAAAAAATACCTGAACTGATTGAGATTTACCGCGGCCTTTAA
- a CDS encoding peptidoglycan DD-metalloendopeptidase family protein has translation MKNQKILFTSIFLLFCSLPVLSQTSLEERDKQRQSGLVSANQKKQEEILQKFNDFVSRVQNKYPGLKIANSPIDLKQAEGISDHNAAPGAKEKKSKSLSAIAGDSFFLQLEPSNQPSTRSTTKVKKGESVEVVMVLKQDVTAKTEKPHWVLVRTKSKQEGYITQDLLSPTKPAVKSRNTDGLSLDLSSLSGRVTETPNTNYSNSKKGKDMWVEASSLNMRGEPDVNAYVVARLPKGQKVKIETSSSSEETIDGITSQWHQVSSAYGTGWVFGGYLSASEVVSYDVQPGEISYPQENPDELKSGEKRYVRSTSLRMRDEPNDYGSVVTSIPGDEKIKIIDTKKEIETIGGVRSRWIYISWNDEWEGWVFGGFVSKDRGPLVDSDDISKYFQIPVDNDRYVSSNFGTRVDPVTGKVGAFHSGIDLPASIGTPIKAVSDGKVWRTITTSGGYGMLTILSHKNNIFTYYAHQNERQVKEGDSVRSGDIIGQVGNTGKSTGPHLHFEVRKGPDQQALDPDAYLPK, from the coding sequence ATGAAAAATCAGAAAATCCTTTTTACCTCTATTTTTCTATTGTTTTGCTCCTTACCCGTTTTGTCTCAAACCTCACTTGAGGAAAGGGACAAACAAAGGCAATCTGGTCTTGTTTCTGCCAACCAAAAGAAACAAGAGGAGATTTTACAAAAATTCAATGACTTCGTCAGTCGTGTTCAAAACAAATATCCCGGACTCAAAATCGCAAACTCTCCCATCGACTTAAAACAAGCAGAAGGGATTTCTGATCACAATGCAGCACCTGGTGCCAAAGAAAAAAAATCAAAATCACTTTCAGCCATTGCTGGAGATTCCTTTTTTTTACAACTAGAACCCTCCAACCAACCTTCCACTCGATCAACTACCAAGGTGAAAAAAGGAGAATCTGTAGAAGTGGTGATGGTCTTAAAACAAGATGTAACTGCTAAAACTGAAAAACCACATTGGGTTCTTGTAAGAACCAAATCAAAACAAGAAGGGTATATTACTCAAGACCTACTTTCTCCAACCAAACCTGCAGTTAAATCAAGAAATACAGATGGATTGTCTTTAGATTTATCTTCACTTTCGGGAAGAGTTACAGAAACACCTAACACAAATTATTCCAATTCAAAAAAGGGAAAAGATATGTGGGTGGAAGCAAGTTCTCTTAACATGAGGGGAGAACCAGATGTAAATGCTTACGTTGTGGCAAGATTACCCAAAGGTCAAAAAGTTAAAATTGAAACTTCCAGTAGTTCCGAAGAAACCATCGATGGTATCACTTCGCAATGGCACCAAGTATCATCTGCTTATGGCACCGGTTGGGTGTTTGGTGGTTATTTGAGTGCATCAGAAGTTGTTTCTTACGATGTCCAACCGGGTGAGATCTCTTACCCACAAGAAAACCCAGATGAATTAAAAAGTGGAGAAAAACGATATGTTCGATCCACAAGTCTAAGAATGAGAGATGAACCAAACGATTATGGTTCCGTTGTCACATCAATTCCAGGGGATGAAAAAATCAAAATCATAGATACCAAAAAAGAAATAGAAACCATTGGTGGAGTTAGATCCAGATGGATCTATATATCTTGGAATGATGAATGGGAAGGATGGGTTTTTGGAGGGTTTGTTTCCAAAGATCGTGGACCTCTTGTTGATAGTGATGATATATCTAAATACTTTCAAATCCCTGTGGACAATGATCGTTATGTATCTTCTAATTTTGGTACGAGAGTTGATCCAGTAACTGGAAAAGTTGGTGCTTTCCATTCAGGGATTGATTTACCTGCGTCTATTGGTACACCGATAAAAGCAGTTAGCGATGGAAAAGTTTGGAGAACCATTACAACTAGCGGTGGTTATGGGATGTTGACGATCCTTAGCCATAAAAACAATATTTTCACCTACTATGCCCACCAAAATGAACGCCAAGTAAAAGAAGGTGACAGTGTCCGATCTGGCGATATCATTGGTCAGGTAGGAAACACTGGCAAATCAACCGGCCCACATTTACATTTTGAAGTTAGGAAAGGACCTGACCAACAAGCTTTGGATCCAGATGCCTATTTACCCAAATGA
- a CDS encoding helix-turn-helix transcriptional regulator: MDTRKVRILFLAFYVLSLIVWIAEEIFTLTNPPEYFDRFRVVIATVESFIAISSFLVVFILYKELKAEAVENIHAKSQIHDLKRTNRILKNPEMGFWAEAKAQMEEWKLSDAETEIAILLLRGFSQKQIAAVRKKSLRTIENQTASIYEKSSMRGKLEFISYFLTPLLPEEE; the protein is encoded by the coding sequence ATGGACACTCGTAAGGTAAGAATTCTTTTTTTAGCATTTTATGTTCTATCGTTGATCGTGTGGATAGCTGAAGAAATTTTCACCTTAACAAACCCACCAGAATACTTTGATCGTTTTCGGGTCGTCATTGCGACAGTGGAATCCTTCATCGCTATTTCATCCTTTCTCGTGGTCTTTATTCTTTACAAAGAGTTAAAAGCAGAAGCGGTTGAAAATATACACGCCAAGTCTCAAATCCATGATCTAAAGCGTACCAATCGCATCTTAAAAAATCCAGAGATGGGTTTTTGGGCAGAAGCAAAGGCCCAGATGGAAGAATGGAAATTGTCAGATGCGGAAACTGAAATCGCAATCCTTCTGCTTCGTGGGTTTTCTCAAAAACAAATTGCTGCTGTTCGAAAAAAAAGCCTTCGCACGATCGAAAACCAAACGGCATCCATCTATGAAAAATCATCGATGCGGGGAAAATTGGAATTTATTTCTTATTTTCTGACTCCCCTGTTGCCTGAGGAAGAATAA